A stretch of Bacteroidales bacterium DNA encodes these proteins:
- a CDS encoding FKBP-type peptidyl-prolyl cis-trans isomerase — translation MKKVFGIVAISVFSLLIISSCGKTNYSSAKIKTKNDSVSYFLGLTYGSGIKQAKIDSLFNYDAFMKGVNEAVDKDSLPVSQMEIQSFLNKFFSDLQAEQVKKEYQGNLDANKAFLEANSKKDSVVTLPSGLQYIVLKEGKGKKPTMNDKIKVHYTGKLIDGTIFDSSYNRKEPAEFIVGQVIPGWVEALQLMSEGAKWRIFIPEGLAYGAQPPRGSNIKPFSTLIFDVELLEVMPAPDNAQMGK, via the coding sequence ATGAAAAAGGTCTTCGGTATCGTTGCTATATCGGTTTTCAGCTTGCTTATAATTTCATCGTGCGGCAAAACAAATTACAGCTCTGCAAAAATTAAAACAAAGAACGATTCAGTCAGCTATTTTCTTGGATTAACCTATGGTTCAGGAATAAAACAGGCAAAAATCGATAGTCTTTTCAATTACGATGCCTTTATGAAGGGAGTTAATGAAGCCGTTGATAAAGATTCTCTGCCGGTTTCACAAATGGAAATACAGTCATTTTTAAATAAATTCTTCAGCGATCTCCAGGCTGAACAGGTGAAAAAAGAATACCAGGGAAACCTTGACGCCAATAAGGCATTTCTTGAGGCCAATTCAAAGAAGGACAGTGTTGTTACGCTTCCCAGCGGTTTACAGTATATTGTTCTGAAGGAAGGCAAGGGCAAGAAGCCTACAATGAATGACAAAATTAAGGTACATTATACCGGCAAACTGATTGACGGTACTATTTTCGACAGTTCATACAATCGTAAGGAACCTGCTGAATTTATTGTGGGACAGGTTATCCCGGGCTGGGTTGAAGCATTACAGCTTATGTCGGAAGGTGCCAAGTGGAGAATTTTCATTCCTGAAGGCCTTGCATACGGTGCTCAGCCTCCACGCGGTTCAAACATCAAGCCCTTTTCAACGCTGATTTTCGACGTTGAGCTTCTCGAGGTTATGCCTGCTCCGGATAACGCACAGATGGGCAAGTAA
- a CDS encoding ATP-dependent Clp protease adaptor ClpS — MNAEKYKSRPEFDESVDVGKSEGRFLILHNDDVHTFDYVINSLIEVCNMEATQAEQCTYLVHYKGKCDVKKGDYEMLQPFREGLIQRELNATID, encoded by the coding sequence ATGAACGCGGAAAAATATAAAAGCAGACCGGAATTTGATGAGTCGGTGGATGTTGGAAAATCTGAAGGCCGCTTTCTTATCCTGCACAACGATGATGTCCATACGTTTGATTACGTGATCAATTCGCTTATAGAGGTATGCAATATGGAAGCAACCCAGGCTGAACAATGCACCTATCTGGTCCATTACAAAGGCAAATGTGACGTTAAGAAAGGCGATTATGAAATGCTTCAGCCGTTTCGCGAAGGATTGATTCAAAGGGAACTTAACGCCACTATCGACTGA
- a CDS encoding NfeD family protein gives MSLFAIAIIIILGIFLLLVEFLIIPGFTVFGAAGFVFILLGIGSSYYFHNVVTGNITLAGTVLLSFGTMYYIFKRKTWRNMGLKANINSRHEPFKAGSIQEGDFGRTITRLAPVGKAQINDVICEAKSTGGFINENTEVEVIKVLNTQIIVKPKN, from the coding sequence ATGTCATTATTCGCCATTGCCATTATCATCATCCTGGGGATTTTCCTGCTCCTTGTAGAATTTCTGATAATACCCGGCTTCACGGTTTTTGGCGCAGCCGGATTTGTTTTCATACTGCTCGGAATCGGTTCTTCCTATTACTTTCATAATGTGGTGACCGGCAATATTACCCTGGCGGGCACTGTACTTTTGTCTTTCGGAACCATGTATTACATTTTCAAAAGAAAGACATGGAGGAATATGGGATTGAAAGCCAATATTAACAGCAGGCACGAGCCATTCAAAGCCGGAAGCATACAGGAAGGCGATTTTGGCAGGACTATCACCAGGCTGGCTCCTGTCGGCAAGGCTCAGATTAATGATGTAATCTGCGAAGCCAAATCCACGGGCGGTTTCATAAATGAAAATACCGAAGTGGAAGTAATCAAAGTGTTGAATACTCAAATTATTGTTAAACCTAAAAATTAA
- the floA gene encoding flotillin-like protein FloA (flotillin-like protein involved in membrane lipid rafts): MGETGIYLVVAAGVLLLIWLFFYFVPLGLWFSAVFARVYVPIWQLVGMRIRKVPPSIILNNLVSATKAGLNLNADELEAHYLAGGNVKQVVNALISADKANIPLDFKAGTAIDLAGRNVFEAVQMSVNPKVINTPPVTAVAKDGIQLICKARVTVRANIRQLVGGAGEETVLARVGEGIVSSIGSAVSHKEVLENPDNISKVVLNKGLDAGTAFEILSIDIADIDIGKNIGAVLQMDQANADKNIAQAKAEEKRAMAVAIEQEMKAKAQEARAKVIEAEVQIPLAMAEAFRSGNLGIMDYYKLKNIDADTQMRDSIAKSEGPQKK, encoded by the coding sequence ATGGGCGAAACAGGCATTTATCTTGTAGTTGCTGCAGGCGTACTTTTACTGATCTGGCTGTTCTTTTATTTTGTTCCTCTGGGACTTTGGTTCAGTGCCGTATTTGCGCGCGTTTATGTTCCGATCTGGCAGCTGGTGGGAATGAGGATCAGGAAAGTTCCCCCATCCATCATTCTGAATAACCTTGTGAGCGCAACAAAGGCCGGTTTGAATCTTAATGCCGATGAACTTGAAGCCCATTACCTTGCGGGGGGAAATGTGAAGCAGGTAGTGAATGCCCTGATTTCAGCCGATAAAGCTAATATTCCTCTCGACTTTAAGGCAGGCACAGCTATTGACCTCGCTGGCCGTAATGTATTCGAAGCCGTACAGATGTCGGTTAATCCTAAAGTGATCAATACACCGCCGGTAACAGCTGTTGCAAAAGACGGCATCCAGCTGATCTGCAAGGCCAGGGTAACTGTAAGGGCAAATATCAGGCAACTCGTGGGAGGTGCCGGTGAAGAAACCGTACTGGCCAGGGTGGGCGAAGGAATTGTATCCTCGATCGGTTCGGCCGTTTCACATAAGGAAGTTCTTGAAAACCCTGACAATATTTCAAAAGTGGTTTTGAATAAAGGACTTGATGCAGGTACAGCCTTTGAAATCCTTTCAATCGATATAGCCGATATCGACATTGGAAAAAACATTGGCGCCGTACTGCAAATGGACCAGGCCAATGCCGACAAGAACATTGCACAGGCAAAGGCAGAGGAAAAAAGAGCTATGGCAGTCGCCATTGAACAGGAAATGAAGGCTAAGGCACAGGAAGCCCGTGCAAAGGTTATCGAAGCCGAAGTGCAGATTCCGCTTGCCATGGCAGAAGCTTTCCGCTCAGGTAATCTCGGAATTATGGATTACTACAAACTGAAAAATATCGACGCCGATACGCAGATGAGGGATTCCATTGCGAAATCGGAAGGACCGCAGAAGAAGTAA
- a CDS encoding YjjG family noncanonical pyrimidine nucleotidase: MKTYKHLFFDLDNTLWDFKANARQAFYDVLKQLDLLARIPDFEQFISLYEKYNEHLWIEYRKGKVKKDQMRIERLVLTFNELNIHDDELSERVGDLYLKTAPYKTALFPGVHETLQYLSGKYKLYILTNGFSEIQIKKVTNSGLSEYFTKLFMAEMVGNQKPDRRFFEYAIKSVHAHKSECLMIGDDPDADIRGAWNAGIDQVYFNTGKKPCNVVPTWEIAEIRELMGIL, from the coding sequence TTGAAGACATATAAACACCTTTTCTTTGATCTGGACAATACGTTGTGGGATTTCAAAGCCAATGCACGACAGGCCTTTTACGATGTGCTTAAACAACTCGATTTACTCGCACGAATTCCTGATTTTGAGCAGTTCATAAGCCTTTATGAAAAATATAATGAGCATCTGTGGATCGAGTACAGGAAGGGCAAGGTAAAAAAGGATCAGATGCGGATTGAGAGGCTCGTGCTCACATTTAATGAGCTGAATATTCATGATGATGAGTTATCAGAGCGGGTAGGAGACCTGTATTTAAAGACAGCCCCGTATAAAACAGCACTCTTCCCCGGGGTGCATGAGACACTTCAATACCTCTCAGGCAAATATAAACTCTATATTCTCACGAACGGGTTTTCTGAAATACAGATAAAGAAAGTGACCAACAGCGGGCTGAGTGAATATTTTACAAAGCTGTTCATGGCCGAAATGGTAGGAAATCAAAAACCTGACAGGAGGTTTTTTGAATATGCCATCAAGTCGGTTCATGCCCATAAAAGCGAATGCCTGATGATCGGTGATGATCCGGACGCGGATATACGGGGAGCCTGGAACGCGGGAATCGACCAGGTTTACTTCAATACGGGTAAAAAACCCTGTAATGTGGTACCTACGTGGGAGATAGCTGAGATAAGGGAATTGATGGGGATATTATGA
- a CDS encoding bifunctional UDP-N-acetylmuramoyl-tripeptide:D-alanyl-D-alanine ligase/alanine racemase, translated as MALYSLSTIADITKGTVIGKNDLIIESPVTDSRAASVSITSLFIAIKGEQHNGHRYIRDLYSRGVRAFMVSDNCPPEDFPGAGFVKVPDTMKALQDLARHHRNSFNCQVTAITGSNGKTIIKEWLFHCLSGIYNITRSPRSYNSQLGVPLSLWLLDENTELAIIEAGISKPGEMEKLERMISPDTGIFSNIGEAHSENFKNSDEKITEKLKLFASCKELVCCADNEPVIKGILNNPGLSHIRLFSWSLKGKGDVNVTHTRTESGKSLLAAEWKDTHLDITIPFTDHASVENAMHCIAYMILKGIPGDTIVSRMAELPVVAMRLEQKSAINNCTLINDSYNSDLSSLAIALDVLSHQIQHRNRTLILSDILQSGRKHTDLYKKVARMVSDEGITRLAGIGPMISKSAAFFRVPATFYETTDQFIEGFNADDFNNEAILLKGSRSFEFERIAALFEQKKHTTRIEINLNAMIHNLNYFRSLLKPGTKTMVMVKALSYGSGRHEIAGILQFQRVDYLGVAIADEGVSLRKAGINLPIMVMNPEAESFDIMIRNRLEPEIYSSGILSLFEKAVIRNQETNYPVHIKIDSGMHRLGFLSTQTDQLCGELAQHKNIRVCSIFSHLAGSDENQFDSFTHEQISTFKTMSDRIIEKLGYPVIRHILNTSGIERFPEAQFDMVRLGIGLYGVSSTNQEKLRNVSTLKTTILQIKPVNPGETVGYGRKGKPTSPSLIAIIPVGYADGLNRHSGNGKLSFRVNGKFAPTIGNICMDMTMLDVTGLGAKEGDEVIIFGEGNSITDMAQKLDTIPYEILTGVSERVKRIYIYE; from the coding sequence ATGGCTTTGTATTCACTCAGTACGATAGCAGATATAACAAAAGGAACGGTTATTGGAAAAAATGATCTGATTATTGAATCTCCTGTGACCGACAGCAGGGCCGCTTCGGTATCTATTACTTCGCTTTTTATTGCCATTAAGGGAGAGCAGCATAATGGACACAGGTATATTCGTGATCTTTATAGTCGTGGTGTAAGAGCCTTCATGGTCTCCGATAATTGCCCGCCGGAAGACTTTCCCGGGGCGGGATTTGTTAAGGTACCTGACACCATGAAAGCTTTGCAGGACCTTGCCCGTCATCACCGCAATTCCTTTAACTGCCAGGTTACTGCCATTACCGGAAGCAACGGTAAAACCATTATCAAGGAATGGCTTTTTCACTGCCTTTCCGGTATATACAATATAACAAGGAGTCCCCGCAGCTACAATTCACAGCTTGGAGTGCCGCTTTCGCTATGGCTGCTGGATGAGAATACAGAGCTTGCGATTATTGAAGCCGGTATTTCAAAACCCGGGGAAATGGAGAAACTTGAACGGATGATTTCACCGGACACCGGCATTTTCTCCAATATTGGTGAAGCTCACAGCGAGAATTTCAAAAACAGTGATGAAAAAATCACTGAAAAGCTTAAGCTATTTGCCAGCTGCAAAGAACTAGTCTGCTGCGCCGACAATGAACCGGTAATAAAAGGAATCCTCAATAATCCGGGGCTTTCGCATATCAGGCTTTTTTCATGGTCACTGAAGGGGAAAGGAGATGTAAATGTTACCCATACCCGAACAGAGTCAGGAAAGAGCTTACTTGCGGCTGAATGGAAAGATACACATCTTGATATTACCATTCCCTTTACCGATCACGCATCGGTTGAAAACGCCATGCATTGCATTGCATACATGATACTGAAGGGCATCCCAGGAGATACTATCGTTTCAAGGATGGCTGAATTACCGGTTGTTGCCATGCGACTTGAACAGAAAAGCGCCATAAATAACTGCACTCTCATAAACGACAGCTATAATTCCGACCTGAGCTCGCTTGCCATTGCCCTTGATGTGTTAAGCCACCAGATACAGCACAGGAACAGAACACTGATCCTCTCCGATATATTGCAAAGCGGAAGAAAACACACCGACCTGTATAAAAAGGTGGCCCGGATGGTAAGTGACGAGGGTATAACCCGCCTGGCAGGCATCGGTCCTATGATCTCAAAAAGTGCGGCATTTTTCCGCGTTCCGGCAACATTTTATGAAACCACAGATCAATTCATTGAGGGTTTCAATGCTGATGATTTCAACAATGAAGCCATTTTGCTGAAGGGTTCAAGGAGTTTTGAATTTGAAAGGATAGCCGCGCTGTTTGAACAGAAGAAACATACAACCCGCATTGAAATCAACCTCAATGCAATGATCCATAACCTGAATTATTTCAGATCACTGCTGAAACCGGGAACCAAAACTATGGTTATGGTTAAAGCGCTGTCCTATGGAAGCGGCAGGCATGAAATTGCCGGAATCCTGCAGTTCCAGAGGGTCGATTACCTTGGCGTGGCCATTGCCGATGAAGGGGTAAGCCTGCGAAAAGCAGGAATCAATCTTCCCATTATGGTTATGAATCCTGAAGCCGAATCTTTTGATATCATGATTCGGAACCGGCTTGAACCCGAGATCTACAGTTCCGGCATACTAAGCCTTTTTGAAAAAGCCGTAATACGCAACCAGGAAACCAATTATCCTGTGCATATCAAGATCGACAGCGGTATGCACCGCCTGGGATTCCTGTCAACTCAAACCGATCAGCTTTGTGGGGAACTGGCTCAGCATAAAAACATCCGGGTGTGTTCGATCTTTTCACACCTGGCAGGAAGCGATGAAAATCAGTTTGATTCCTTCACCCATGAACAGATCAGCACATTCAAAACCATGTCGGACAGAATCATTGAAAAACTGGGTTATCCTGTTATCCGGCATATCCTGAACACTTCGGGTATCGAGCGTTTTCCTGAAGCGCAATTTGATATGGTCAGATTGGGGATCGGACTTTATGGCGTCAGTAGCACAAACCAGGAAAAATTACGGAATGTAAGCACACTTAAAACTACCATTCTTCAGATAAAACCGGTGAATCCGGGCGAAACGGTCGGTTACGGGCGAAAGGGTAAACCAACATCACCGTCACTCATTGCCATTATACCGGTTGGATATGCAGACGGTCTGAACCGTCATTCCGGAAACGGTAAGCTTTCATTCAGAGTGAATGGAAAATTCGCTCCGACAATCGGAAATATTTGCATGGACATGACAATGCTTGATGTAACAGGCCTTGGAGCAAAAGAAGGCGATGAAGTGATCATTTTCGGCGAAGGAAACTCAATTACCGATATGGCTCAGAAGCTTGACACCATCCCGTATGAAATTCTCACTGGTGTATCCGAAAGGGTGAAGAGAATTTATATTTACGAATAA
- a CDS encoding glycosyltransferase family 4 protein yields MKIIFVNTNKQWGGGEKWHFDAAKMLKNKGHTVYIMTGTTTGLYKKAVDAGIKVIPAYITNLSFLNPFALQKLISVFRQVNPDRVVLNFSADVKSAGLAARMAGISSVIYRRGNAKPVKNSVLNRFLFKYVITGMIANSEETKHSILKNNKKLFPPEKIKILYNGIHLGDYDKDSAKKLYERKGNEIILGTAGRLSAEKGHALLIEAMSVLKKNGKDFTLLVAGEGPELENLKNAARIQGIEEQVNFMGFVSSIRPFMNSTDIFILPSLWEGFGYVTIEAMAAGKPVIAFNTGSNPEIIEDTKTGLLVSPIDAASLAEKIIWLLSHPTEREAMGKNGRMRVEQLFECAITDDRVEKYLTDITI; encoded by the coding sequence ATGAAAATCATATTCGTAAATACAAATAAACAATGGGGAGGCGGGGAAAAATGGCATTTTGACGCGGCAAAGATGCTGAAAAACAAGGGACATACCGTTTATATAATGACAGGCACTACCACCGGGTTATATAAAAAGGCTGTGGATGCAGGTATTAAAGTAATTCCGGCCTACATCACCAACCTAAGTTTCCTCAATCCTTTTGCCTTACAAAAACTGATTTCCGTTTTCAGGCAGGTCAACCCCGACCGCGTCGTGCTTAATTTTTCGGCCGATGTGAAATCGGCAGGTTTAGCCGCCCGAATGGCCGGCATTTCATCGGTAATATACCGCAGAGGGAATGCAAAACCTGTTAAAAACAGCGTTCTGAACAGGTTCCTGTTTAAATATGTGATTACCGGCATGATTGCGAATTCAGAGGAAACAAAACATTCCATTCTGAAAAACAATAAAAAGCTGTTCCCGCCTGAAAAAATTAAGATTCTATACAATGGCATTCACCTGGGGGATTATGATAAGGATTCAGCAAAAAAACTTTACGAGCGAAAAGGAAATGAAATTATCCTCGGTACCGCCGGCAGGTTATCGGCTGAAAAAGGGCATGCCCTGTTGATCGAAGCCATGTCTGTTCTGAAAAAGAACGGAAAGGATTTTACGCTGTTAGTTGCCGGTGAGGGCCCCGAGCTTGAGAATCTTAAAAATGCAGCCAGGATACAGGGGATTGAAGAACAGGTAAATTTCATGGGATTTGTTTCATCCATCAGGCCTTTCATGAATTCAACCGATATATTCATTTTGCCTTCTCTGTGGGAAGGATTCGGCTATGTTACAATTGAAGCGATGGCTGCGGGAAAACCTGTGATCGCATTCAATACAGGCAGCAATCCCGAGATCATCGAAGACACTAAAACCGGCTTGCTTGTTAGTCCGATTGATGCAGCGTCCCTGGCTGAAAAAATAATATGGCTACTGTCTCACCCTACAGAGAGGGAAGCAATGGGAAAGAACGGGAGAATGCGTGTTGAACAATTATTTGAGTGTGCAATAACAGATGACCGGGTTGAAAAATATCTGACCGACATAACGATTTAA
- a CDS encoding NCS2 family permease: MNTIEKFFRLKEHGTNVRTEVIAGITTFMTMAYILAVNPYILSQTGMDRSAVFTATAISSFIAIAVMAFYANLPIALAPGMGLNAFFAFTVVSQLGYSWEMALTAVFIEGIIFILLTFFKVREAIIDSIPMNLKHAISVGIGFFIAMIGLSNAGIIVKNDATLVSLGSVTNTNTLLALGGILVTSVLLVFRVKGALVIGIIITAIAGIPLGITKIPEGGLVSLPPSPGPVFFKFDFSKVFTWEMLLVIFTFLFVDVFDTVGTLVGVCSQADLLDEKGRVPRATQALFADAVGTTAGAILGTSTVTSYIESASGVQAGGKTGLTALTTGVLFLLALFLAPLFSMIPGVATAPALIIVGSFMIAPIQKIDFGDYAESIPVFLTILLMPLAYSISEGIAFGMISYVMIRLFTGRWKEVSLVMFVLAVFFILKHLF; this comes from the coding sequence ATGAACACTATCGAGAAGTTTTTCCGTCTGAAAGAGCATGGCACCAATGTAAGAACCGAGGTTATAGCCGGTATAACCACATTCATGACAATGGCCTATATCCTGGCTGTTAATCCGTATATTCTCAGCCAGACCGGAATGGACCGGAGCGCTGTTTTTACAGCCACCGCCATATCATCCTTTATTGCCATTGCTGTAATGGCTTTTTATGCCAATCTTCCGATCGCACTCGCTCCGGGTATGGGTCTGAATGCTTTTTTTGCTTTCACTGTAGTAAGCCAGCTTGGCTATAGCTGGGAAATGGCTTTAACTGCCGTATTTATTGAAGGTATTATATTTATTCTGCTTACATTCTTTAAGGTAAGGGAGGCCATTATTGACAGCATACCGATGAACCTGAAACATGCCATTTCAGTGGGTATCGGTTTTTTTATTGCCATGATCGGTCTGAGCAATGCAGGCATTATTGTGAAAAATGATGCCACGCTGGTATCACTTGGCAGTGTAACCAATACAAATACATTACTGGCCCTTGGCGGAATACTTGTTACAAGTGTTCTGCTCGTGTTCAGGGTGAAAGGGGCACTTGTTATTGGAATAATCATCACAGCCATTGCCGGCATACCTCTTGGCATAACCAAAATTCCGGAAGGCGGCCTTGTAAGCCTGCCCCCTTCACCGGGGCCCGTTTTTTTCAAATTCGATTTCAGCAAAGTGTTCACATGGGAAATGCTGCTTGTGATATTCACTTTTCTGTTTGTGGATGTTTTTGATACAGTCGGAACACTGGTGGGTGTATGCTCCCAGGCTGATTTACTGGATGAAAAAGGCCGTGTACCAAGAGCTACACAGGCTCTTTTCGCTGATGCTGTCGGTACAACAGCCGGGGCCATCCTGGGTACCAGCACTGTCACTTCTTATATCGAAAGCGCATCAGGTGTACAGGCAGGCGGCAAGACGGGTCTGACGGCACTTACAACCGGAGTGCTGTTTTTGCTGGCCTTGTTTCTTGCTCCGCTTTTTTCAATGATTCCCGGAGTTGCAACGGCACCCGCGCTAATTATCGTCGGTTCATTTATGATAGCGCCTATTCAGAAAATTGATTTCGGCGACTATGCAGAGTCAATACCCGTATTTCTTACTATTCTCTTAATGCCACTTGCATACAGCATTTCAGAAGGAATTGCCTTCGGGATGATCAGTTATGTTATGATCCGGCTTTTTACTGGCCGGTGGAAAGAAGTTTCACTTGTAATGTTCGTCCTTGCTGTCTTTTTCATCCTGAAGCACCTGTTTTAA
- a CDS encoding PASTA domain-containing protein: protein MKNIIQYINERIILKNILLALLILFVGTFFIMQTLKIVTRHNHNLSVPDFSGLTLQEAIDAAEKRDFRIEVFDSVFLSDKERGTVVEQHPRAGFMVKKNRKIFLTMNAMNPERVAMPDLVDLTFIQARAKLESFGLKIGRISYEPDIAQNLVLAQRMNGHNLVPGDSVVKGAKVDLVLGKGLSDEEAGVPNLVGLSLEEANILASERFLSIGAAVHDQSVVSNDDEQKAKVFRQKPEPGMSLPMGSAIDVWLTLDSTKVPSHISLPDSVEN from the coding sequence ATGAAGAATATTATTCAGTACATCAATGAAAGAATAATATTGAAAAACATACTGCTGGCGTTACTGATCCTTTTCGTGGGCACATTTTTCATCATGCAGACACTGAAAATTGTAACAAGGCACAACCATAATTTAAGTGTCCCTGATTTCTCAGGTCTCACGCTACAGGAAGCTATTGATGCGGCTGAAAAGAGGGATTTCCGGATTGAAGTCTTCGATTCCGTTTTTCTCAGCGACAAAGAAAGGGGAACCGTGGTTGAACAGCATCCTCGTGCCGGTTTTATGGTTAAGAAGAACAGGAAGATATTCCTCACAATGAATGCCATGAACCCGGAAAGGGTTGCCATGCCTGATCTTGTTGACCTTACATTTATCCAGGCCCGTGCCAAGCTTGAATCTTTCGGGCTTAAAATCGGCAGAATTTCCTATGAGCCGGATATAGCCCAGAATCTTGTACTAGCCCAGCGGATGAACGGACATAATCTTGTACCGGGCGACTCAGTTGTGAAAGGGGCAAAAGTTGATCTTGTTCTGGGTAAAGGGCTGAGTGACGAGGAAGCAGGAGTTCCGAACCTAGTCGGATTATCGCTTGAGGAAGCCAATATCCTGGCGTCTGAGCGTTTCCTGAGCATCGGCGCCGCCGTGCATGACCAGTCGGTTGTAAGCAATGACGACGAGCAAAAAGCAAAAGTGTTCAGGCAGAAGCCCGAACCGGGCATGAGCCTTCCGATGGGATCGGCGATTGATGTATGGCTTACGCTCGACAGTACGAAAGTGCCTTCTCATATTAGTTTGCCTGATTCAGTAGAAAATTAA